The genomic segment CATCAATCGGTGCGCCCGTTCCAATTAACGTCACTTCTGTGCCGACGGGGTATTCCTGCGGTAAACGAATCATTAACCGGTCCATACAGACACGACCGACGATTTCACACGGTTGACCATCGACGATGAGTGAGTACCCTTGAAAACGTCGCGACCACCCATCTGCGTAGCCGATCGGGACGGTCCCGATCCACTCATCCGTCGGTGCCGTGTACGTCGCCCCATAACTGATCGTCTGTCCGGGTTCGACGCACTTGACTTGCATCAGCTGACTCTTCAACGAAAATGCCGGCTGAAGGAAATCATAATATGGAATCATCTCGTCAGACGGCATCGCGCCGTAAAGGGCAATCCCGATGCGGACGATATTAAACGGGTCATCTTGACCTGCGAGTCGAATCGCAGCAGCAGAATTCGCCGCATGGATATATCGGACGTGCGGTACGCGTTCGACGAAGCCGAGAAACGTCGTCCGTTGCTGTTCGAACAGACGGCTCGACAGTTCGTCCGCTGTCGCGAAATGTGTATAAATCCCTTCGAGCTCAAGCAAATCAGAATCGAGCTCCATTAAAAGTTCATCCAGTTCTTCCATCGTTTGCAGGCCGAGCCGCCCCATCCCACTATCGACTTTAATATGAATCCGAAGCGAATCGATTTCCGTCAGATGTTGTTTTGCTTGCCGTAACCACTCGGCTGAAAACACCGGTACCGCTACATCATAATTCGAAGCGACGGAGACATGCTCCGGCAATAACGTCTCGAGCATAAGAATCGGTGCTTGGATACCTGCTTCACGCAGCTCGATTGCTTCTTCAAGAAGAGCGACGGCAAGTAAGTCAGCCCCGTTTTCCAGTGCAATTTCTGCCACAGTGATCGCACCGTGTCCGTAGCCATCCGCTTTGACGACGGCCATCATCGATTGGTCGCCGATTCTTGCCTTTATCTCGCGTACATTATGTGCAATCGCAGCACGATCAATTTCAATCCACGTCGGTCGGTACATCGCCATCCCTCTTTTCTAATAAGACTTGTGCTGCCGCATAATGATCCGAATGCGTAATCGATACATGAATCATACCGTCAAACGGCCCCGTCATGATAGGGCGACCTGATGTTTCATTTAGTACTTCAAGATCGCGCCAAGACACTTCTCGCCCAATCCCCGTGCCGAGTGCTTTGACAAACGCTTCTTTTGCCGCGAACCGTCCTGCGAGATATTCAAGTCGGCGTCCGTCCGCCAATGTTTCATACCGCGCTTGTTCACGATCCGTCAAAATACGTGTCAGCATCCGGGGTTGACGTTCGAGTGTCAGACGAACGCGTTCTAATTCAATCAAGTCAAGACCGATACCATAAATCATTCCCTACGCCTCCACAGTTCTATTCTTCGTCCACTTCATATAGAATGAAAGTGAAGCGAGGTGTTGTCATGTTTAGTCGAACGGAAAATCTACAAACGTTCACACGTTCTTATCCGGTCGTTTCGTTGTTCATTTTAATCCAA from the Exiguobacterium oxidotolerans JCM 12280 genome contains:
- the alr gene encoding alanine racemase, with product MYRPTWIEIDRAAIAHNVREIKARIGDQSMMAVVKADGYGHGAITVAEIALENGADLLAVALLEEAIELREAGIQAPILMLETLLPEHVSVASNYDVAVPVFSAEWLRQAKQHLTEIDSLRIHIKVDSGMGRLGLQTMEELDELLMELDSDLLELEGIYTHFATADELSSRLFEQQRTTFLGFVERVPHVRYIHAANSAAAIRLAGQDDPFNIVRIGIALYGAMPSDEMIPYYDFLQPAFSLKSQLMQVKCVEPGQTISYGATYTAPTDEWIGTVPIGYADGWSRRFQGYSLIVDGQPCEIVGRVCMDRLMIRLPQEYPVGTEVTLIGTGAPIDEAAHWLGTINYEVLCQFSKRVPRK
- the acpS gene encoding holo-ACP synthase, which translates into the protein MIYGIGLDLIELERVRLTLERQPRMLTRILTDREQARYETLADGRRLEYLAGRFAAKEAFVKALGTGIGREVSWRDLEVLNETSGRPIMTGPFDGMIHVSITHSDHYAAAQVLLEKRDGDVPTDVD